In Gemmata obscuriglobus, a single genomic region encodes these proteins:
- a CDS encoding glycosyltransferase family 2 protein gives MPSTLLAEPPLNPVHEVFHVDRVLRPSETGPQRKHKIIAVLPAYNAEQTLAATIADFPAGCVDEILLVDDGSKDNTVAIAREMGLTVIVHEKNTGYGGNQKTCYKYCLDNGADVVVMIHPDYQYDARVIPHAVGMIELGICDVILGNRVRSRAEALKCGMPWWKYVSNRGLTAFENLFLGQNLGEFHSGFRVYRRNVLETIPFERNSNDFVFDTQFLVQAVHFGFRLGDIPVPVRYFDEASQINFRRSTKYGLQTLTAVGRFWLNKFGWKSDLFRPK, from the coding sequence ATGCCTTCCACCCTGCTCGCCGAACCGCCGCTGAACCCCGTTCACGAGGTCTTTCACGTCGATCGCGTCCTGCGGCCGAGCGAAACCGGGCCGCAGCGCAAGCACAAGATCATTGCGGTGCTGCCCGCCTACAACGCGGAACAGACGCTCGCGGCCACGATCGCCGATTTCCCGGCGGGGTGCGTCGACGAAATCCTGCTCGTGGACGACGGGAGCAAGGACAACACCGTCGCCATCGCCCGCGAGATGGGGCTGACGGTCATCGTCCACGAGAAGAACACGGGCTACGGCGGCAACCAGAAAACGTGCTACAAGTACTGCCTGGACAACGGCGCCGACGTGGTGGTGATGATCCACCCGGACTACCAGTACGACGCCCGGGTGATCCCGCACGCCGTCGGGATGATCGAACTCGGCATCTGCGACGTGATCCTCGGGAACCGCGTCCGCAGCCGGGCCGAGGCGCTGAAGTGCGGGATGCCGTGGTGGAAGTACGTCAGCAACCGCGGGCTGACCGCGTTCGAGAACCTCTTCCTAGGGCAGAACCTGGGTGAGTTCCATTCGGGCTTCCGGGTGTACCGCCGCAACGTGTTGGAAACGATCCCGTTCGAGCGGAACAGTAACGACTTCGTGTTCGACACGCAGTTCCTGGTTCAGGCGGTCCACTTCGGGTTCCGCCTCGGCGACATCCCCGTTCCCGTCCGCTACTTCGACGAGGCGAGCCAGATCAACTTCCGTCGCAGCACGAAGTACGGCCTCCAGACGCTCACCGCCGTGGGCCGCTTCTGGCTCAACAAGTTCGGCTGGAAGAGCGACCTGTTCCGGCCGAAATAG
- a CDS encoding lipocalin family protein, whose product MAVTLFAFSCSAPLEVPPSEVGALAEKETASGLPTAPPPRMKKTVAEMIIGKWRVVEENGRKIQDDWNVYFKFHENVLIDIHVDCKNGRVADVSGLYLISDTVLSITSPVDDDGNPIRTRYMNIEEINDKEILTTLGVRRIHSPKRWRRVLEGE is encoded by the coding sequence GTGGCTGTGACCTTATTTGCATTTAGCTGCTCAGCTCCCCTTGAGGTGCCGCCGAGCGAGGTCGGCGCGCTCGCGGAGAAGGAGACTGCGAGCGGGCTGCCCACCGCGCCGCCGCCGCGAATGAAGAAGACCGTGGCGGAGATGATAATTGGGAAATGGCGAGTGGTTGAGGAAAATGGCCGAAAGATACAAGATGACTGGAATGTATATTTCAAATTTCATGAGAATGTCCTGATTGATATTCATGTTGATTGCAAAAACGGCAGGGTGGCAGATGTCAGTGGATTGTATCTGATCAGCGATACGGTTCTATCAATAACTTCGCCGGTTGATGACGACGGCAACCCGATACGAACTCGCTACATGAATATTGAAGAAATAAACGACAAGGAGATTTTAACTACACTCGGCGTGCGGCGAATTCACAGCCCAAAGAGATGGCGACGTGTCCTGGAAGGGGAGTGA
- a CDS encoding lipocalin family protein, with amino-acid sequence MKTRLPARLASLTFSLIVFVADAVPMMSSWGAVVAQDQKRVGDGRPLAPPPREKPSTHELLVGEWQAVKTSNPAVPKLVTVTVRFNKNGTFEFETNDAKYGIRQQQGTYEVSGKVVSLKYTNDNKFYSLLAEEITKEKLVTASRVDGGRSRYEYIRKK; translated from the coding sequence GTGAAAACGCGACTTCCTGCCCGGCTTGCATCGCTCACATTCTCTCTTATCGTTTTTGTGGCCGATGCTGTTCCGATGATGAGTAGCTGGGGGGCGGTTGTCGCTCAGGATCAGAAACGAGTGGGCGACGGGCGCCCGCTGGCGCCTCCGCCGCGCGAGAAGCCATCGACGCATGAACTGCTTGTTGGTGAGTGGCAGGCTGTCAAAACAAGCAATCCAGCGGTGCCAAAACTTGTAACTGTTACTGTAAGATTCAACAAAAATGGAACATTTGAATTTGAAACAAATGACGCAAAATATGGCATCAGGCAGCAGCAGGGTACATACGAGGTGAGTGGCAAGGTGGTTTCGCTAAAATATACAAATGACAATAAATTTTACAGCTTGCTGGCGGAAGAGATCACTAAAGAGAAGTTGGTTACCGCATCTCGTGTTGACGGGGGTCGCTCAAGGTATGAGTACATCCGAAAGAAATGA
- a CDS encoding IS701 family transposase, with protein sequence MKTYTPTLDPAVLDRLREYAALFADEFPQAKPAAWAGVYLQGLLLDGERKSIEPLSHRVRLPEGLTSKDPEQALQQFVNQSPWDDKAVLRRYRAHLAPTFASPEGIFLFDDVSFPKQGTHSVGVQRQYCGALGKKANCQVAVSAHYVGPKGHYPLDVRLYLPDAWLKDGKRLNKVGIPKDQRRSVTKPEIALELLDRVRAEGLPGRFVVADAGYGVSGPFRAGLEQRGLTYIVGVNGDFVVFTEQPTWDRPTAGPSGPGRPRTRPQLAPNSPRPVTLSELAARTRRHRVGWREGTKGTLSEHFAWVRVWPAHGWKTGECADEKPLWVLVEKQGEDGPLKFAFSNRPAGTSRIAAVRLWKSRWPVEQGYQQLKEELGLDHFEGRSWRGFHHHAAMTLLAYGFLLLERDRLGAERDRANRTRPERVKKGAPNRP encoded by the coding sequence ATGAAGACCTATACTCCTACTCTCGATCCTGCGGTCCTCGACCGGCTCCGTGAGTACGCGGCCCTGTTCGCGGATGAGTTCCCCCAGGCCAAGCCCGCTGCGTGGGCGGGCGTCTACCTCCAAGGGTTGCTGTTGGATGGGGAGCGCAAATCGATCGAACCGCTCTCCCACCGGGTGCGGCTGCCCGAGGGGCTCACCTCGAAGGATCCCGAGCAGGCGCTCCAACAGTTCGTCAACCAAAGCCCTTGGGATGACAAGGCCGTGCTCCGGCGCTACCGCGCGCACCTCGCCCCGACGTTCGCCAGCCCCGAAGGCATTTTCCTCTTCGACGACGTGTCCTTCCCCAAACAGGGGACGCACTCCGTCGGGGTCCAGCGGCAGTACTGCGGGGCGTTGGGCAAGAAGGCCAACTGCCAGGTCGCCGTCAGCGCCCACTATGTCGGCCCCAAAGGTCACTACCCTCTGGACGTCCGCCTGTACCTGCCGGACGCGTGGCTCAAGGACGGCAAGCGACTCAACAAGGTGGGCATTCCCAAGGACCAGCGGCGGTCCGTGACCAAACCGGAGATCGCTCTGGAATTGCTGGACCGGGTTCGGGCCGAGGGCTTGCCCGGTCGCTTCGTCGTGGCCGATGCCGGGTACGGTGTTTCGGGTCCGTTTCGCGCCGGGTTGGAGCAACGTGGGCTGACGTACATCGTCGGCGTGAACGGGGACTTCGTGGTGTTCACGGAACAACCGACGTGGGATCGGCCCACGGCCGGCCCATCCGGGCCGGGCCGGCCCCGGACGCGACCCCAGTTGGCCCCGAACAGTCCCCGACCCGTGACCTTGAGTGAACTGGCCGCGCGCACGCGGCGGCACCGGGTGGGCTGGCGCGAGGGCACGAAGGGGACGTTGTCCGAGCACTTCGCGTGGGTCCGGGTGTGGCCGGCCCACGGGTGGAAGACGGGCGAGTGTGCGGACGAGAAGCCGTTGTGGGTGTTGGTCGAGAAGCAAGGCGAGGATGGTCCGTTGAAGTTCGCATTCTCGAACCGACCGGCGGGCACGAGTCGGATCGCGGCGGTGCGGCTGTGGAAGAGCCGGTGGCCGGTGGAACAGGGGTACCAGCAATTGAAGGAGGAGTTGGGGTTGGACCACTTCGAGGGCCGGTCGTGGCGCGGGTTCCACCACCACGCGGCCATGACCCTGTTGGCGTACGGGTTCCTGTTGCTCGAGAGAGACCGGCTCGGGGCCGAACGGGATCGGGCCAACCGCACCCGCCCGGAGCGGGTAAAAAAGGGGGCGCCGAACCGCCCCTGA
- a CDS encoding SdrD B-like domain-containing protein — translation MTARTFHPSGGYTFSPKDQGGNDALDSDADTTTGRSAVFSLSANQQYLDLDAGMWWAGSGGSGSSGI, via the coding sequence ATCACCGCTCGCACCTTCCACCCGTCTGGCGGGTACACGTTCAGCCCCAAGGACCAGGGCGGTAACGACGCCCTCGACAGCGACGCCGACACCACCACCGGGCGCAGCGCCGTGTTCAGCCTTTCGGCCAACCAGCAGTACCTGGACCTGGACGCGGGCATGTGGTGGGCCGGCTCCGGCGGGTCCGGCAGTTCGGGCATTTAA